The Pseudomonas asiatica genome has a segment encoding these proteins:
- the tssA gene encoding type VI secretion system protein TssA, whose translation MSLVAEVTAQEIARLLAPIDAQNPAGLFDAENETYQAIDQEMVKLGGLQEPSIDWAYIEEASRQYLGQECKHLRIAAHLGVAWLRSQCWERWGFTLALLAGMVEAYWESAYPKPGPKGFLGKRKLVGLMINRLLVALPRLDRFTFSPAYAAAAQGALQRLQQQREAAQLDEAALGELERLLRKHTELSNGLAEPTTDKPPAKGIKAAPLAEVIATPMPRVSLGNERESRRAMLTMAELINQQDPYDPAGYQLRRFGLWAHIQTPPQTRQGNRTELMAVPQDIAGDYEDAIAATAIDAALLQRIEKSVTACPYWIRGSFLAASAATRLAMGEVAEAIRAATARFVQRMPALQQLCFSDGKVFVDDQCLAWLRGAQGQSDSDAASQEFATLREELACQLETSGVEAVLLRLQGMQAGFRSLRERCHTTVIAADLLAARGVSWLAQDLCAGVARTMQETTASAWEPEVFQRLQQYACTVHHGLIGTRNGSQDESTVEAS comes from the coding sequence ATGTCGCTGGTAGCAGAGGTCACCGCACAGGAAATTGCCCGGTTGCTTGCGCCCATCGACGCGCAGAACCCTGCCGGCCTGTTCGATGCGGAGAACGAAACCTACCAGGCCATCGACCAGGAAATGGTCAAGCTGGGTGGGTTGCAGGAGCCTTCCATCGACTGGGCGTATATCGAAGAAGCGTCCCGCCAGTACCTGGGCCAAGAGTGCAAGCACCTGCGCATCGCCGCCCACCTGGGTGTCGCTTGGCTGCGCAGCCAATGCTGGGAGCGCTGGGGTTTTACCCTCGCACTGCTGGCCGGCATGGTCGAAGCCTATTGGGAAAGCGCATACCCGAAACCGGGCCCCAAAGGGTTCCTCGGCAAGCGCAAGCTGGTTGGCCTGATGATCAACCGTTTGCTCGTGGCGTTGCCGCGCCTGGACCGTTTCACGTTCAGCCCCGCGTACGCCGCGGCGGCTCAGGGCGCGTTGCAACGCCTGCAACAGCAGCGGGAAGCAGCGCAGCTCGATGAAGCGGCCCTTGGCGAACTGGAGCGCCTGCTACGCAAGCACACGGAACTTTCAAACGGCCTTGCCGAGCCCACCACGGACAAGCCCCCTGCAAAAGGCATCAAGGCTGCGCCACTGGCCGAGGTCATCGCCACACCAATGCCCCGTGTGTCGTTGGGCAACGAGCGGGAATCACGAAGGGCCATGCTGACCATGGCCGAGCTGATCAACCAACAGGACCCTTACGATCCTGCTGGCTACCAATTGCGTCGGTTCGGCTTGTGGGCGCACATCCAGACGCCGCCTCAAACCAGGCAGGGCAACCGCACGGAACTGATGGCGGTGCCGCAGGACATTGCCGGGGACTATGAAGATGCCATTGCCGCTACTGCAATCGACGCGGCCCTGCTGCAGCGGATCGAAAAGAGCGTGACGGCTTGCCCCTACTGGATTCGCGGCAGCTTTCTGGCAGCGAGCGCTGCCACGCGGCTGGCGATGGGCGAGGTGGCTGAGGCCATTCGCGCTGCGACCGCGCGGTTCGTGCAGCGCATGCCCGCGCTGCAGCAGTTGTGCTTCAGCGACGGCAAGGTATTTGTCGATGACCAATGTCTGGCGTGGCTCAGGGGCGCACAAGGGCAATCCGATTCGGACGCAGCCTCTCAGGAGTTCGCCACGTTGCGAGAGGAGCTGGCCTGCCAACTGGAAACCAGCGGCGTGGAAGCGGTGTTGCTCAGGCTGCAGGGCATGCAGGCAGGCTTCCGCAGCCTGCGTGAGCGCTGCCATACCACGGTGATCGCGGCTGACCTGCTGGCTGCTCGGGGCGTGTCCTGGTTAGCCCAGGACTTGTGCGCAGGCGTTGCCCGAACGATGCAGGAAACCACCGCCAGCGCCTGGGAGCCTGAGGTGTTTCAACGCCTTCAGCAGTACGCGTGCACGGTCCATCACGGGCTGATTGGAACAAGGAACGGGAGTCAGGATGAATCAACTGTGGAAGCATCTTAA
- the tssJ gene encoding type VI secretion system lipoprotein TssJ, which translates to MMRPTCVAALLTALIGLSGCTSLSKIGQVVMDPSLPVGPPGEHPTQVAFSINASPTLNGNPNSLEVAPEPGPVVEPSPYAVSLSAGDPYVLTEKVGALFEYLQEQFPAMSPVDSPVDDGEDPARSPMEESTPGSYDDPTVVLTLPHTTTVAAEPVATPMAVKILQLRDDSLLRNSVYELLDKDPAEALRSTYIRDDDYLLRPGQFKFIPFAPIEAETRFVAVIADYRNQENATWSQVLRIPPRGHQIILSVLLNDTQLLLKEED; encoded by the coding sequence ATGATGCGTCCAACATGCGTGGCCGCCCTGCTGACGGCGCTGATCGGGCTCTCGGGTTGCACCTCCCTGAGCAAGATTGGCCAGGTGGTGATGGACCCTTCATTGCCCGTCGGACCGCCCGGGGAACACCCCACCCAGGTCGCGTTCAGCATCAACGCCAGCCCAACGCTCAATGGCAACCCGAACAGCCTTGAGGTGGCGCCCGAGCCCGGGCCGGTTGTGGAGCCCAGCCCTTACGCGGTCAGCCTGAGTGCAGGCGACCCCTACGTGCTGACCGAGAAAGTCGGGGCCTTGTTCGAGTACCTGCAGGAACAATTCCCGGCCATGTCGCCTGTCGATTCGCCAGTTGACGATGGCGAGGATCCGGCGCGCTCCCCCATGGAAGAAAGTACCCCGGGCAGCTACGACGACCCGACCGTGGTGCTGACCTTGCCGCACACCACCACCGTAGCCGCCGAGCCCGTCGCCACGCCCATGGCCGTGAAGATCCTGCAACTGCGCGACGACTCTCTCTTGCGCAACAGCGTTTACGAACTGCTGGACAAGGACCCTGCCGAGGCGCTGCGCAGCACCTACATACGCGATGACGATTACCTGCTGCGCCCTGGCCAGTTCAAGTTCATCCCCTTTGCGCCCATCGAGGCCGAAACGCGCTTCGTCGCGGTGATCGCCGACTACCGGAACCAGGAAAACGCCACCTGGAGCCAAGTGCTGCGCATTCCGCCCCGCGGGCACCAGATCATCCTGTCGGTGTTGCTCAACGACACGCAGCTCCTGCTCAAGGAGGAAGACTGA
- the tssC gene encoding type VI secretion system contractile sheath large subunit, whose protein sequence is MPKQNSTTVAVETTTETLSNATLLDQIMAETKLVPTQEGYQVARQGVSAFIAEILKSHDPDQLINKHRVDQMIAELDRVLSRQMDAILHQPEFQQLESAWRSLKLLVDRTDFRENIKLEVLHVSKDDLLDDFENAADITCSGIYKHVYTAGYGQFGGEPVAAMVGNYSFGPSSPDIKLLSYMASVGAMAHAPFLAAPSPEFFNLSSFEELPNLKEIKDIFAGPRHAKWRAFRESEDARHTGLTGPRFMLRSAYHPQENPVQSFTYDEDIAGRHDNYLWGNSAFLLASCINDSFARYRWCPNIIGPQSGGAVEDLPVHLYESLGQLQAKIPTEVLISDRKEFELAEEGFIALTMRKDSDNAAFFSANSVQKPKNFPKTPEGLQAQTNYKLGTQLPYLFIVNRLAHYIKVLQREQIGSWKERKDLESELNKWIRQYVADQENPSADVRSRRPLRAARVEVSDVAGDPGWYQVSLAVRPHFKYMGANFEISLVGRLDTQ, encoded by the coding sequence ATGCCAAAGCAAAACAGCACGACCGTCGCGGTTGAAACAACAACCGAAACACTGAGCAACGCCACCCTGCTCGACCAGATCATGGCAGAAACCAAGTTGGTACCTACTCAAGAGGGCTATCAAGTCGCTCGCCAGGGTGTATCTGCTTTTATCGCCGAAATCCTTAAAAGCCATGACCCTGATCAACTCATCAACAAACATCGCGTCGACCAGATGATCGCTGAACTGGATCGGGTGCTCAGCAGGCAGATGGATGCAATCCTGCATCAGCCCGAGTTCCAGCAACTTGAATCCGCGTGGCGCAGCCTCAAACTTTTGGTCGACCGAACCGACTTCCGCGAGAACATCAAGCTTGAAGTCTTGCATGTCAGCAAAGATGACTTGCTCGATGACTTCGAGAATGCCGCCGATATCACTTGCAGCGGCATCTACAAGCATGTTTACACCGCAGGTTATGGCCAATTTGGTGGTGAACCCGTTGCTGCGATGGTTGGCAACTACAGCTTCGGCCCCTCTTCTCCCGATATAAAACTGCTGAGTTACATGGCCTCGGTCGGTGCCATGGCACACGCACCTTTTCTCGCGGCGCCCTCTCCTGAGTTCTTCAACCTGAGCAGCTTTGAAGAGCTGCCCAATCTGAAGGAGATCAAGGACATTTTCGCCGGCCCCCGGCATGCCAAGTGGCGTGCGTTCCGTGAAAGCGAGGATGCCCGTCATACCGGGCTGACCGGGCCGCGATTCATGCTCCGCTCTGCCTATCACCCGCAAGAAAACCCGGTCCAGAGCTTCACCTACGACGAGGACATCGCCGGGCGGCACGACAACTATCTGTGGGGCAACTCCGCCTTCCTGCTGGCCAGCTGCATCAATGACAGCTTTGCCCGCTACCGCTGGTGCCCGAACATCATAGGCCCGCAGTCGGGTGGTGCCGTCGAGGACCTGCCGGTGCACCTGTACGAGTCACTGGGTCAGCTGCAGGCCAAGATTCCGACCGAAGTCCTGATCTCCGACCGCAAGGAGTTCGAGCTGGCCGAAGAGGGCTTCATCGCCCTGACCATGCGCAAGGACAGCGACAACGCCGCGTTCTTCTCGGCCAACTCGGTACAGAAGCCGAAGAACTTTCCCAAGACCCCGGAAGGCCTGCAAGCGCAAACCAACTACAAGCTCGGCACCCAGCTGCCCTACCTGTTCATCGTCAACCGGCTGGCCCACTACATCAAGGTGCTGCAGCGCGAGCAGATCGGTAGCTGGAAAGAGCGCAAGGACCTTGAGTCCGAACTGAACAAATGGATCCGGCAGTACGTCGCCGACCAGGAGAACCCGTCAGCCGATGTGCGCAGCCGTCGCCCATTGCGTGCGGCAAGGGTCGAGGTGTCGGACGTTGCCGGTGACCCGGGCTGGTATCAGGTCTCGCTCGCCGTGCGCCCGCACTTCAAGTACATGGGGGCGAATTTCGAGATCTCCCTGGTCGGTCGGCTTGATACCCAATGA
- a CDS encoding FHA domain-containing protein, with amino-acid sequence MSILTLSITNLDQLQHNVTARHQFDRTGGTIGSATATWQINDRDQTVAPIHCEIRWIEGSFCVIDRCQRTYLNDSLHSLGSLTARRLLEGDQLRIGAYRLQAQLAQADARSLEDLFSPEQRTLDHWLLDVPPEACHAAATAPQTVADICSAFEPGMGNDPLAALDTEAAPAQQSPLEHLIAGERP; translated from the coding sequence ATGAGCATTTTGACCTTGAGCATCACCAACCTGGATCAGTTGCAACACAACGTCACTGCCCGACATCAGTTCGATCGCACAGGCGGCACCATCGGCAGCGCGACGGCCACCTGGCAGATCAACGACCGTGACCAGACCGTTGCACCGATCCATTGCGAGATCCGCTGGATCGAGGGCAGCTTCTGCGTCATCGATCGCTGTCAGCGCACCTACCTGAACGACAGCCTCCACAGCCTGGGGTCGCTTACCGCCAGGCGGCTGCTCGAGGGTGACCAGTTGCGCATTGGCGCCTATCGGCTGCAGGCCCAGCTTGCGCAGGCCGACGCACGCTCACTGGAGGACCTGTTCAGCCCTGAACAGAGAACCCTTGATCACTGGTTGCTGGATGTTCCACCCGAGGCTTGTCATGCCGCTGCAACCGCCCCCCAGACTGTCGCGGACATCTGCTCGGCATTCGAACCGGGCATGGGCAACGACCCCTTGGCGGCACTGGACACAGAGGCAGCGCCAGCGCAGCAGAGCCCACTGGAACACCTGATTGCAGGAGAGCGACCATGA
- the tssB gene encoding type VI secretion system contractile sheath small subunit: MSKSSGSVAPKERINIKYVPATDGEQAEVELPHKMLVLGDFGLDDARALEDRSIMRIDKHSFNNVLNDADVSLAMSVPSMLSTAPDAELAVNLQFKSINDFGPDSIARQVPELNKLLELREALVALKGPLGNVPTFRKQLQHLLNNEQARKQLAEELDLVLEAPKED, encoded by the coding sequence ATGAGTAAAAGCTCAGGCTCCGTTGCACCCAAAGAACGCATAAACATCAAGTACGTACCGGCCACCGACGGCGAACAAGCCGAGGTAGAGCTGCCGCACAAGATGTTGGTCCTAGGCGATTTCGGCCTGGATGATGCCCGCGCGCTGGAAGACCGTTCGATCATGCGAATCGACAAACACAGTTTCAACAATGTGTTGAACGACGCCGATGTCAGCCTCGCCATGTCCGTGCCATCCATGCTCAGCACTGCCCCCGACGCAGAGCTGGCGGTCAACCTGCAGTTCAAGTCCATCAACGATTTCGGGCCAGACAGCATCGCCCGCCAGGTACCGGAGCTGAACAAGCTGCTGGAGCTTCGCGAGGCATTGGTCGCACTGAAAGGCCCACTGGGCAACGTGCCCACGTTCCGCAAGCAACTGCAGCACCTGCTGAACAACGAACAGGCACGCAAACAACTGGCAGAAGAACTTGACCTGGTGCTCGAGGCGCCAAAAGAAGACTGA
- the tssG gene encoding type VI secretion system baseplate subunit TssG, whose product MANPDRQTTADLADKLFAEAHQYNFFQLLERLHGLHGDDLEPRWPDQATRLRVRLASDPRLSFPVSDISKVERMPGEADRYRVCTTFMGLHGTDSPLPTYYLEQVAYEHAQGIGVRPAFFDFFNHYLLSLLHRIWRKYRYYIRFQPGATDGFSQYIFALLGLNDRQLRGDTALPWSRLLSFAGVIASRSRAPGTVAGIIAHCFDLKQVQIREFETRSVPTAAKQLVSLGRSNGELGSTFMVGSRTRTRSSKFTIVISELDPAQLHDLLPSGINFGRLRALIDFLLRDGLAYDLELRLKQNALPPFCLHRSLGAYLGWTSFVDDRHGQSSPVVRFRGRS is encoded by the coding sequence ATGGCCAATCCAGACCGGCAAACAACCGCTGATCTAGCCGACAAGCTGTTCGCCGAGGCGCACCAGTACAACTTCTTCCAGTTGCTGGAACGCCTGCACGGCTTGCACGGGGATGACCTGGAACCACGCTGGCCAGATCAGGCCACCCGGCTGAGGGTGCGGCTTGCCAGTGACCCGCGGCTGAGTTTCCCGGTTTCCGACATATCCAAGGTCGAACGCATGCCCGGGGAAGCTGACCGCTACCGCGTGTGCACCACCTTCATGGGTTTGCATGGCACCGACTCGCCGCTGCCCACCTATTATCTGGAGCAGGTGGCATACGAGCATGCACAGGGCATCGGTGTGCGGCCGGCGTTCTTCGATTTCTTCAACCACTACCTGCTCAGCCTGCTGCATCGCATCTGGCGTAAATATCGCTACTACATCCGCTTTCAGCCGGGAGCTACCGATGGGTTCTCCCAGTACATCTTTGCCCTGCTCGGGTTGAATGACAGACAGTTGCGCGGGGACACGGCACTGCCGTGGAGCCGGCTGCTCAGTTTCGCCGGCGTCATTGCCAGCCGCAGCCGTGCGCCGGGCACGGTCGCCGGCATCATCGCCCACTGCTTCGACTTGAAGCAGGTACAGATCCGCGAGTTCGAAACCCGCTCGGTCCCTACTGCCGCCAAGCAACTGGTCAGCCTTGGCCGCAGCAACGGCGAACTGGGCAGCACTTTCATGGTGGGCAGCCGCACGCGAACACGCAGCAGCAAGTTCACCATCGTGATCAGCGAACTCGACCCAGCGCAATTGCATGACCTGCTGCCCAGCGGCATCAACTTCGGCCGGTTACGGGCATTGATCGACTTCCTGCTGCGTGATGGCCTGGCCTACGACCTGGAGCTGCGCCTGAAGCAGAACGCACTGCCGCCCTTTTGCCTGCACCGTAGCCTGGGTGCCTACCTGGGCTGGACCAGCTTCGTCGATGACCGTCACGGCCAGAGCAGCCCTGTGGTGCGGTTCCGGGGGCGCTCATGA
- the tssF gene encoding type VI secretion system baseplate subunit TssF, with protein sequence MSLKDRFSEELRYLHELGNDFAQDNPQLARLLGKGGSDPDVERLMEAFAFLTAKLRLKLEDDLPELTHPMLQLLWPNYLRPLPSATIIQFTPRKQALSQSQPIAKGSRLFSSPVDGVPCEFRTCTAVDIHPFEIESVNATQTLDSSVVRIGLQTLVERPLNTLGCASLDFHLSGDTQTARTLYLWIAQYLKHVCVTVNGGVRRLPASSIVFPGFSPDEALLPYPQNVFDGYRILQEYFVFPERFHFVSITGLEKIWPDQATQRVGLEFHFTRQLPDSLRVGKADFRLFCTPAVNLLSHSAEPIDLSNRPAQVELVPRGKERHAYEIFSVDRVISTRTTTDGSTGEHLRTFRPFESFAHEIEHVQGRTALYYRYTLEDSLRGDGVTHRIAFVRADANAYIGELETASIDLTCTNRDLPLALGIDDINVLTEITPPLTTYTNIRAPTRPYRPVLDGQLQWALISNMSLNYLSLLSAEPLKAVIRAYDFAALHDIQQTRTTRKRLDGIRDVQTEPLDWLIKGQPIRGLRTRLKLDQSAFLCEGDLYLFGCVLAHFFALYASINSFHQLEVINTTNNEHYTWPIQTGKQPLI encoded by the coding sequence ATGTCACTCAAGGACCGATTCAGCGAAGAGTTGCGTTACCTCCATGAACTGGGGAACGACTTCGCCCAGGACAACCCACAACTCGCCCGCCTGCTCGGCAAGGGTGGCAGCGACCCGGATGTCGAACGCCTGATGGAAGCCTTTGCATTCCTCACGGCCAAACTGCGGCTCAAGCTGGAGGACGACCTGCCCGAGCTGACGCACCCCATGCTGCAGTTGCTGTGGCCCAACTACCTGCGGCCCCTGCCGAGCGCCACGATCATCCAGTTCACGCCGCGCAAGCAAGCGCTCAGCCAGTCGCAACCCATCGCCAAAGGCTCGCGGTTGTTCTCCAGCCCCGTGGATGGGGTGCCCTGCGAGTTCCGCACCTGCACGGCGGTGGACATTCACCCGTTCGAGATCGAGTCGGTGAATGCAACCCAGACACTCGACAGTTCGGTGGTTCGCATCGGCCTGCAAACCTTGGTCGAGCGGCCGCTGAACACCCTGGGCTGCGCCAGCCTCGACTTTCACCTGAGCGGTGACACCCAAACTGCCCGCACGCTGTACCTGTGGATCGCTCAATACCTCAAGCATGTCTGCGTGACAGTCAATGGTGGGGTACGCCGGCTGCCGGCCAGCAGCATCGTGTTCCCAGGCTTCAGCCCGGACGAAGCGCTGCTGCCTTACCCACAGAACGTCTTTGACGGTTACCGGATCCTGCAGGAGTACTTCGTATTTCCCGAGCGTTTCCACTTCGTCAGCATCACCGGCCTGGAGAAAATCTGGCCTGATCAAGCGACTCAGCGGGTCGGCCTCGAATTTCACTTCACCCGACAGTTACCGGATTCGCTGCGTGTCGGCAAAGCAGACTTCCGCCTGTTCTGCACCCCGGCAGTGAACCTGCTCAGCCACAGCGCCGAGCCCATCGACCTGTCCAACCGGCCCGCCCAGGTCGAGCTTGTGCCCAGAGGCAAGGAGCGGCACGCCTATGAAATCTTCAGTGTCGATCGGGTCATCAGCACCCGCACCACGACTGACGGAAGTACCGGTGAGCACCTGAGAACCTTCCGCCCCTTCGAGTCGTTCGCCCATGAGATCGAGCATGTGCAAGGGCGCACGGCGCTGTACTACCGCTACACACTCGAGGACTCCCTGCGCGGTGATGGCGTCACCCACCGCATCGCTTTCGTGCGCGCCGATGCCAACGCCTACATCGGCGAGCTGGAAACAGCGTCCATCGACCTGACCTGCACCAACCGCGACCTGCCGCTGGCGTTGGGTATCGATGACATCAACGTGCTCACCGAGATCACGCCGCCCCTGACCACCTATACCAACATCCGTGCCCCCACCCGCCCCTACCGGCCGGTGCTGGATGGCCAGTTGCAGTGGGCCCTGATCTCCAACATGTCGCTCAACTACCTGTCGCTGCTCTCGGCCGAGCCACTGAAAGCGGTCATCCGCGCTTACGACTTCGCGGCCTTGCACGACATCCAGCAGACACGCACCACCCGCAAACGCCTCGATGGCATCCGTGATGTGCAAACAGAGCCGCTGGACTGGCTGATCAAGGGCCAGCCCATTCGTGGCTTGCGCACGCGGCTGAAGCTGGATCAAAGCGCATTCCTCTGCGAAGGCGACCTGTACCTGTTCGGTTGCGTGCTCGCGCACTTCTTCGCCCTGTACGCCAGCATCAATTCCTTCCACCAACTGGAAGTGATCAACACCACCAACAACGAGCACTACACATGGCCAATCCAGACCGGCAAACAACCGCTGATCTAG
- the vasI gene encoding type VI secretion system-associated protein VasI: MIVRYAYGVGLSMLLSLAPSLASQARDCPQIVSNIERLACFDQAAGTPAHVTKLQWSAPEQDSPTLRRVMTHEAGRSPEELTFRLEKGDDGLMISAPAIASVAPYPYLVISCVQNISRLQLVTAQPIDAGRVMVRLQGERGSTLATPWQVTENGQVLDAGRGLPGIEQIKPLIGAHRIQVESDNPAVDGLVFDAQGLDPLIDEARKACRW, encoded by the coding sequence ATGATTGTCCGCTATGCATATGGCGTTGGGCTTTCGATGTTGCTCTCCCTGGCGCCAAGTTTGGCAAGCCAGGCCAGGGACTGCCCGCAGATCGTTTCCAACATCGAACGTCTGGCTTGTTTCGACCAGGCCGCTGGCACCCCGGCGCATGTGACGAAACTGCAATGGTCCGCGCCGGAGCAGGATTCGCCCACGCTGCGCCGTGTGATGACCCATGAGGCGGGGCGGTCGCCGGAAGAGCTGACGTTTCGCCTCGAAAAAGGGGATGACGGGCTGATGATCTCGGCGCCCGCAATCGCTTCGGTCGCACCGTACCCCTACCTGGTGATCAGTTGTGTGCAGAACATTTCCAGGTTGCAACTGGTTACCGCACAACCCATCGATGCCGGCCGGGTGATGGTGCGATTGCAGGGGGAGCGTGGCTCCACTCTCGCTACCCCCTGGCAGGTGACGGAGAACGGCCAGGTGCTTGACGCTGGCAGGGGCTTGCCGGGCATCGAGCAGATCAAGCCACTGATCGGGGCCCATCGCATTCAGGTCGAGAGCGACAACCCAGCCGTTGATGGGCTGGTTTTCGACGCTCAGGGGCTGGACCCACTCATCGATGAGGCGCGCAAGGCATGTCGCTGGTAG
- the tssK gene encoding type VI secretion system baseplate subunit TssK, whose protein sequence is MSSRNPVLWPEGLFVKPQHFQQAARAAEASLHQRLGSLNAAFYGFSELQLNDEYLSLGKVAITRARGIMPDGTVFDIPADLPPPPPLEIEDDGAKDSEIYLCLPLRTEGGREVSWPDNPANFRYSAQALEIKDTHSADGDLVQVDLAVPNLQLKRKADDSSAYTRLAVTRILERRPDGSLQLDEGFYPTSVSVRAVPALQRYLEEITNSLRERARNLAARIGASGQSGIADIRDFNLLQAMNRWWPCFQHLARQGQTHPEQLYLCMSQACGEFVTFTDESRLPQEYPAYHHTALRTSFKPLEDTLRRALSTVLQPRAVSLPLETLEYGLLTTTLEDRRLIDEADFILAVRANMPPQTLRRMFVQKAKVVSLESLNEVVPLQLPGIPLVPLPVAPRDLPFHAGFTYFELDRRSPAWAGMEASSGFGIHVAGEFPGLELQFWAIRSE, encoded by the coding sequence ATGAGTTCACGTAACCCTGTCCTGTGGCCGGAAGGCCTGTTCGTCAAACCACAGCATTTCCAGCAAGCTGCTCGTGCCGCCGAAGCGTCCCTGCATCAACGTCTTGGCAGCCTGAATGCAGCCTTCTATGGCTTCAGCGAGCTGCAGTTGAACGACGAGTATCTGAGCCTGGGCAAGGTCGCCATCACCCGTGCACGGGGTATCATGCCGGACGGCACGGTGTTCGATATCCCTGCAGACCTGCCACCACCGCCACCGCTGGAAATCGAAGACGACGGCGCGAAAGACAGCGAGATCTACCTGTGCCTGCCGCTGCGCACCGAAGGTGGCCGTGAAGTAAGCTGGCCCGATAACCCCGCCAACTTCCGTTACAGCGCCCAGGCCCTGGAAATCAAGGACACACACAGCGCCGACGGTGACCTGGTACAGGTTGACCTGGCGGTGCCCAACCTGCAGCTCAAACGCAAGGCCGACGACAGCAGCGCCTACACCCGCCTGGCCGTGACGCGCATTCTGGAACGGCGCCCCGATGGCAGCCTGCAACTGGATGAAGGCTTCTATCCCACCAGCGTTTCAGTGCGCGCCGTACCCGCGCTGCAACGGTATCTGGAAGAAATCACCAACTCCCTGCGCGAACGTGCGCGCAACCTCGCCGCCCGCATTGGCGCCTCAGGGCAGTCCGGCATCGCCGACATTCGCGACTTCAACTTGCTGCAGGCCATGAACCGCTGGTGGCCATGCTTCCAGCATCTGGCCAGGCAAGGGCAGACCCACCCCGAACAGTTGTACCTGTGCATGAGCCAGGCCTGTGGCGAGTTCGTGACGTTTACCGACGAGAGCCGGCTGCCGCAGGAATACCCCGCCTATCACCATACCGCGCTGCGCACCTCCTTCAAGCCGCTGGAGGACACGCTACGCCGGGCACTGAGCACGGTGCTGCAACCCCGCGCCGTTTCGCTGCCGCTGGAGACGCTGGAGTACGGCTTGCTGACAACCACGCTGGAGGATCGCCGCCTGATCGACGAGGCCGACTTCATTCTGGCAGTGCGAGCCAACATGCCGCCTCAGACATTGCGTCGAATGTTCGTGCAGAAAGCAAAGGTCGTCTCGCTGGAGTCGTTGAACGAGGTAGTGCCGCTGCAGCTTCCGGGGATTCCACTGGTGCCGCTGCCCGTGGCTCCTCGGGATCTGCCCTTCCATGCAGGCTTCACCTACTTCGAGCTGGACCGTCGTTCCCCGGCCTGGGCGGGCATGGAGGCATCCAGTGGCTTCGGTATCCATGTCGCAGGGGAGTTCCCGGGGCTGGAACTGCAGTTCTGGGCGATCAGGAGTGAATGA
- the tssE gene encoding type VI secretion system baseplate subunit TssE — MSGFFDRLVTDQLASRVPSRQENATQKFAAIKRHLETLLNARQGCSQSSPELGLSDFNGHDASSGDLLKQVSADIRRTIQRFEPRVHVRALKAVPDCHAPLELHFRLDCHVQVNNHTEQLQLELLVNGHNRHTRVR, encoded by the coding sequence ATGAGTGGATTTTTCGACCGTTTGGTGACGGATCAACTCGCAAGCCGGGTGCCCTCCAGGCAAGAGAACGCTACCCAGAAGTTCGCCGCCATCAAGCGCCACCTGGAAACGCTGCTCAATGCTCGCCAGGGTTGCTCGCAAAGCAGCCCTGAGCTGGGCCTGAGTGACTTCAACGGGCACGACGCAAGCAGTGGCGACCTGCTGAAACAGGTGAGCGCGGACATCCGCCGCACCATTCAGCGCTTTGAGCCGCGTGTGCACGTGCGCGCGCTCAAGGCCGTCCCCGATTGCCATGCCCCGCTGGAACTGCATTTCAGGCTGGACTGCCACGTGCAGGTCAACAACCACACGGAGCAGCTGCAACTGGAGCTGCTGGTCAATGGCCATAACCGCCACACCCGAGTGAGGTGA